CTAGGCAAAGGTCAGCTAGATAACTTTATAAACCCTAAACGCCCATACCCAGTTATTGCTACCACCTCTGAGCTTATGACCACAGGGGTAGACGCTAAAACCTGTAAGCTAGTGGTGCTCGATCAGAACATTCAATCAATGACCAAGTTTAAACAAATTATTGGTCGTGGTACCCGTATTGACGACCGTTACGGTAAGCTGTGGTTTACTATCCTCGACTTTAAAAAAGCCACCGAGTTGTTTGCCGATGAACGCTTTGATGGCACACCAGAAAAAATAATAAAAGTAACGCCCACCGACATTGAAGACGAAGACGTTGATATTGAATCACAAGACGATACAACTGCCGAAGAGCAGCCTGATAGTGTATTCGATGATCAATCAACCGCTGACGATACAACAGATACCATAAATAACCCTAAAGGCGATGGGACCTTTTCTGATGGAGAGTATGGCGAATGGGACGATGAAACCAATAAAATGGTTAAGTACCGCGTATCAGGTGTTACCGTTAATAAAGTCGCAGAGCGAGTACAGTATTACGATACCGACGGTAAACTCGTTACCGAATCATTTATAGATTACACCCGTAAAACCATGAGCAAACAGTTCAGCTCACTCGACGACTTTGTAAAGCGTTGGAACGAGTCAGATCGCAAACAAGCCGTAATAGACGAACTTTCCGAAGAAGGTATTATTTGGTCAGCACTTGAGGAAGAAGTAGGCAAAGATATGGACCCATTCGATATGATCTGCCATGTAGTTTACGACCAACCACCTCTTACTCGTAAAGAGCGCGCAGATAACGTACAAAAGCGTAACTATTTCACTAAATATTCGGGTACCGCACACACCGTACTAGAGAACCTTCTGTTAAAATACGCAGATGTAGGCGTACAAGAAATAGAATCTATGCAAGCACTTAAAGTGGCGCCATTTAACCAAATTGGCAGCCTAAGTGAAATAGTAAAAAAAGGCTTTGGTGGCAAACCACAATACGAGCAAGCGCTTAAAGAGCTCGAAGCCGAAATTTACCAAATGCCAACGCCTAAAACAGCTTAATTATATGCTTGCTGTCGCTATGTATTAGCGACAGCAAAGCATTAAACCAATCAGAATAAACAGCTTTCATATTTGCCTTTAGTCGCTGTTTATAAAAATAATCAAACAAGAGAATACTATGTCTATCAGTTCAGCTATTAAATCTATTCAAGATATTATGCGTAAAGACGCCGGTGTCGATGGCGACGCACAACGCCTTGGTCAAATGTCGTGGTTACTATTTTTAAAAGTATTTGACGCACAAGAAGAAGAGCTAGAACTAGAATTAGACGACTACCGCGAGCCAATTCCAGAGCAATTTTTATGGCGCAATTGGGCGGCCGATAACGAAGGCATAACGGGCGATGAGCTTTTAGAGTTTGTAAACGATAAGCTGTTTATTGAACTTAAAAACCTAACCGCACCTATAGATAAAAATCCACGCGGCTATGTAGTAAAAGAGGCATTCTCTGATGCCTTTAATTACATGAAAAACGGCACGCTACTGCGCCAGGTTATTAATAAGCTAAACGAAATAGACTTTACCGACTCAAAAGAGCGCCACTTATTTGGCGACCTGTACGAGCAAATACTAAAAGACTTACAAAGCGCAGGTAACGCGGGCGAATTTTATACCCCGCGCGCAATCACTAAATTTATAGTGGCAGTAACCGACCCAAAACTAGGCGAGTCAATCATGGACCCTGCGTGTGGTACCGGTGGCTTTTTAGCGTGTGCATTCGACCATGTAAAAGCAAACTATGTTAAATCGGGCGACGACCACCAAATATTGCAAAAGCAAATACACGGCGTAGAAAAAAAACAACTTCCGCACTTACTGTGTACTACCAACATGATGCTTCACGGCATTGAGGTACCGGTACAAGTTAAACACGGCAATACATTAAATAAACCGCTTTCAAGCTGGGACGACCAAGTAGATGTAATCATCACCAACCCTCCGTTTGGCGGCACCGAAGAAGACGGCATAGAAAAAAACTTTCCAAGCGACATGCAAACCCGCGAAACAGCCGACTTGTTCTTACAGCTCATTATTGAAGTGCTTAATGAGCCTTCAGCCGGTAAAGAAGGTGGTCGCGCGGCGGTTGTATTGCCAGATGGCACCCTATTTGGTGAAGGCGTTAAAACCAAAATTAAAAAGCTGTTAGTTGAGGAATGTAACTTACACACCATAGTACGCTTACCTAATGGCGTATTTGCCCCGTACACAAGTATTAAAACTAACATATTGTTTTTTACTAAAGGCACGCCAACCAAAGACGTGTGGTTTTACGAGCACCCATACCCAGCTGGGGTTAAAAATTACAACAAAACCAAACCTATGAAGTTTGAAGAGTTTAAAACCGAACTTGAATGGTGGGGCAGCGAGGCAGACGGTTTTGCCAGCCGTACTGAGACAGAGCAAGCGTGGAAAGTATCAATCGACGATATCATTGCCCGTAACTACAACCTCGACATTAAAAACCCGCATGTAGGTGAGGTAATCAGCCACGATCCGCAAGAGCTATTAGCCGATTACTCAAAGCAGCAAGCAGACATACAAGCATTACGCGATCAGCTTAAAGGCATATTGTCAGCAGCCCTTTCAAAAGATACTGAGGGCAAGTAATGGCTGAGTCAAAAATACCAAACCAAAACGCAGAGCAGCTAATCACCGAGCATCTTGATATTTGGACCACTGCCATAGAGCAAAAGTCGTCATCAGGGCGCGGCTCATCTAAAAAGTTTTCACTTCATGGCATTAAAAAACTCCGCGAACTTATTTTAGAGCTCGCAGTGCGTGGCAAATTAGTGCCACAAGACCCAAACGACGAACCCGCCGCCAAACTTTTAGAGCGTATAGCAGCTGAAAAAGCGCAATTGGTAAAAGATAAAAAAATTAAAAAGCCAAAAGCACTACCGGAAATCAGTGAGGAAGAAAAGCCGTTTGAATTGCCACAAGGGTGGGAGTTTTCTAGATTAGGAGTCACTCTTACCAAAATTACTGATGGTACTCATCATTCACCACCTAATAGTGATACAGGTGATTACCTCTATATTTCTGCTAAAAATATTAAGAATAATGGTGTTCAACTTAGTAATGCGTCTTATATTACTAAGGAGCATCATGATGAGATATATGCACGCTGTGATCCGGAATTTGGTGACCTTTTATATATCAAGGATGGTGCAACTACTGGAATAGTAACAATTAACCAGCTTGAAAAACCATTTTCAATGCTTTCAAGTGTTGCACTTTTAAAATGTTCAAATTATATCTTGAATAAGTATTTATTAATTGCACTTCGCTCTCCATTTTTCTATCAAGAAATGAGAGCTGGTATGACAGGTGTTGCGATCACAAGGGTGACACTGAAAAAATTGGATAATGCATTTATCCCAATTCCGGCACTCGAAGAGCAACACCGTATCGTTGCTAAAGTCGATGAGTTAATGAGCTTGTGTGATGCGCTTGAGGCACAAACTGAAAATAGTATTTCGGCACATCAAACATTAGTTGAAGTACTGTTAGAGGCCTTGCTAAAAGCACCAGAGCAAACCGCAACACCCGAACAAACCACTGCGCAGTTTCAACAAAACTGGCAACGCTTAAGCGAGCACTTCGACACGCTATTCACCACCACAGCCAGCATCGACACGTTAAAGCAAACCATTTTACAACTAGCTGTAATGGGCAAACTCGTCCCACAAAACCCAAACGACGAACCCGCAGCCAAACTCCTAGAGCGCATAGCAGCAGAAAAAGCTCAACTGATTGAAGACAAAAAAATCAAAAAGCAAAAACCACTGCCAGAAATCACCGACGAAGAAAAACCGTTAGTGTTACCACAGAGTTGGTCGATATGTCGATTGGCAGAACTATTACCTCAGTTTCAAAATGGTGCTTCAAGTAGAGGTGACAAAAGTGGTCGTGAAATTATTGTATTAAGATTGGCAGATATTAAAAATTGGGAAGTTTGTCTAAAAGAAACTCGTTTGATTCAAATAGAAGAAAACTCAATCAATAGATACCAGCTTAATAAAGATGATATTTTGATCATTCGAGTAAATGGTAGTGCTGATATAGTGGGACGTTTGATCGCTTGTAGGGATGATTTTGATGCAATTTATTGTGATCACTTTATTAGAATGCGCTTTCCATTCAAAATTTTCACTACGGAATTTATTTCACTACTTGGGTCCACAGATCTAATTCGTAAAAGAATAGCTGAGTTATTTGTTAGCACCGCTGGTCAAAAAACGGTTAATCAAACTCATATAGGTTCATTAATAGTTACAGTTCCTCCTTTAGAAGAGCAGCAACGCATCGTGACTAAAGTCGATGAGCTAATCTCACTATGCGACCAACTCAAAGCTCGTTTGACTGACGCACAAACCACTAAGCTTCACTTAACCGACGCCATAGTCGAACAGGCGTTGTAACTATGGCAATTATTTTCGAACAGCCACAAACTATTGCGCAGTTGTTAGCGCAACAACTCACGATTCCTGAGTACCAAAGGCCCTACAAATGGCAGGCCAAGCACGTTAATCAGTTAATTGATGATATTTTTAATCACCGCACTAAGCCGTGTTATCGGCTCGGTACTGTTGTATTGCATCAAGATAAAGAATCAGTGAATGAGAATAAAAAACAGACACTGAACATCGTTGATGGCCAGCAGCGGCTGCTCACTTTAACGCTGCTTTGCACCATTCTTGATGGGGCTGAGAAAGCTATTTCATCCTCTTTGCTTGAACATAAGTTTGAATCATCAGTCAGTATCGACAACCTCAAAAATAATGCTCAGATCATTTCTGAACGAGCAGCAAGTTTGACTGCCCCCGAAAAGCAGGAATTGCTTAATTTTGTGCTTAACAAGTGCGAGCTTATTCAAGTTACGTTAGATGACTTGAGTGAAGCGTTTCAGTTTTTTGATTCTCAGAATGCCCGTGGTAAAGCCCTTGCGCCGCACGATTTGCTCAAAGCATATCACCTGCGTGAAATGATGGACGCCACGACACAAACAGAACGCTTGCACCATGTAAGCCTGTGGGAGCAAGGCGTTAACCCTGATGATGATTCAGCCAATTTGCACACCATCATGGGGGAGTTTTTGTTTCGTATGCGCCGATGGATTGACGGTGATTACGGCATTGCGTTTAGTCGTCATAACATTGATGTATTCAAGGGTATTAACTTGGATAACGCACAATATGCTTATGTGGATGCAATGCTGGCGCTCGATTACGCGATTGAAACCTTTAATGGCGATCCTATGCGAAAATGGGACAAGCAAACTAAGAGTTACCCTTTCCAAGTAGAACAGGTGATGATCAACGGTAAGCGCTTTTTTGAGTACATTCAGCATTATATGACCATTCACACAAGCTTGTTTGTTGGCAACGAGGCAAAGCTCTCTTTATTTGTTGATAAATACGCTAGGTACAGTGGCAGTCACCGTAAAGGGGATAGCTATGTGCGTAATTTATTTTTGTGTACCGTGATGTATTACTACGACAAATTTGGTGATGTGGAGTTAGAAAAAGCGGCGCAGATTTGTTATCGCTGGGCATATTATTTACGCCTTGAATTGCAACGTATTGGCATGGAATCAGTTGATAACCACGCTAAAAGCCGTAGTGGGTTATTTAGAGCAATTCGCAAAGCTGTTCACCCTCAACAGGTGTTGAACTTTCAGCCGCTTTACATAAAAGTGCCTAAGTTTAATAATGCTGAGGAAGTACAAGGGTTTATTGAAGCAATGAAATCGGGAAGTATCAATGAGTGATGTGAACCAAGTAGAACAGTTATCCGTTAGAGCGCTTTTTAATAAGAAAACTGAATATATTATCCCTATTTATCAGCGGAATTACGCTTGGGGTGCACCTGAGATTGAGCAGCTTATTCAAGATATTAGTGATGCCGCAGGGCTTATTACTCAGCCAGGTGAAACTGTTAGCGTAAAACAAGTAAAATATTACCTGGGTAGTCTTGTTGTGTATCAGCGCACAACTCATTCACAGCAATCAAATGTGGTGTACGAGACTATTGATGGGCAGCAAAGGCATACCACGCTCTCTATTTTATTGGCGTATCTAAAACATCGAAAAGTATTGGATGAGAGTGACCTAGCAGGGTTAGACATTAACCTAACTTTTGATAGTCGCCCAAAATCTTCCAGAGCGTTAGATGATATTTATAAAGGTAAGTCAAGTGGCGAGGCTGAAGAGCCTAACATTCATGCTGCGTTGAACATTATTCAGCGTTACTTCAAAACCAAAGGGCTAGATACAGAGGCTAAAATTAAGCAGTTTTGCGAATACCTGTTAGATAACGTCACTATATTGAAAGTCGTTGTGCCACCGCAAACCGATCTTAATCACTACTTTGAGATCATGAATAATCGTGGTGAGCAGCTAGAAAAACACGAAGTATTGAAAGCGAAATTCATGGCTACACTGAGCAATGATGAGGGAAGAAACTGTTTTTCGACCATTTGGGATGCTTGCTCAAATATGACGCGTTACACACAGATGGGTTTTCAATCTGATTTGCGTAAAGAAGTATTTGGTGACAATTGGCAAACAATGCCAAAAAGCTTTGATGTAATTCAAGCAAAGCATACGAGTAAACAGCAAAAACAAGATGCAATGACACTACGCGAAATTATCGACAACAAAACACCCAGTGAAAATACCGATGATGAAGAGCGCGAGAAAGAAGAGCGCTTTGGTACGGTTATCGACTTTTCAAACTTCTTACTCCATGTACTAAAGTTGATGCCTGAGATTAAGGGTGTATCGCTTGATGATAAAAAATTACTTAATGCGTTTATCAGTAAAGATAATGGCTTGAAGGTAGAAGCCAAAACCTTTGTATATGAGTTGCTTAAGTACCGAATTCTATTTGATAGCTACATCATCAAGCCTGACCAACACAATGAAAAGCGTAAGTGGAGCCTACAAACACTCATAGCTAATACGAGCGGTACTAGCACAAGTTCTAGCTATAATAACTCTTTTGGTAAAGACCAAGACACATTAAATGAAAAATTGCGCATGATATTAGCAATGTTCCATGTATCAAACCCAGCCTTAGTTTATAAGCGCTGGTTAAATGATGCGCTAAGTATTTTGAATAGGAATGTTACACAGGATGCGGATTTAAGCATTGATGGAGAGGTGTACTTAACTGAGCTTGAACGCTTAAGCGATCGCTATTTTGAAGAAATCACTGTCGGCCAATGTTTAACATTTAGTGATGAGAATCAAGGCGTATTACACCAAGGAACGGGAGTTCAAAACTTCGTGTTTAATCGGTTGGATTACCTTTTGTGGAAGCGTTTATCAGATGGTGAAACATTTGATGGTAAAGGTAAAAAAGAGCTTGGAAAGCACTTTGATGATTTTCAGTTTAATTTTAGAACTTCTGTTGAGCATTACTTCCCGCAAACTGATCCATCAGGTGCAAGCAAAATGGAGGATGTCGATCGCTTTGGAAATTTATGTTTAATTTCGCCAAGTAGTAACTCGAGGCTCAGCAATTACTCCCCGCAGGATAAAAAGTCCTTCTATCGTGAGAACAATCGTGCCGAGAGTTTAAAGCAAGCGATTATGATGAGTTACGATGACTGGGGCCCCGTGGGACTAGGTCGAACAAATTTAAAAAACCATGAATCGGCCATGTTAAAGGTTTTATCCGCAATAAAAATATGAGCTGCAGCGATAAGTCGAGTTACTTAATAACACGGCTGATAATTAATGGCCAATATTGGCTTAACAGTAAAGGTTACTGAATTTAAGCTTAAAGCTTGGTTGTATAACCTGCTTTTTTAGTTGTTTATCATTATTTTTTTGCTTATCACAGTTGATTTATATACTATCTCGCCACGACTAAAGTATTGCTTTATTTTAGTTGTGGATGGCGAAAGGGAACGTAAAGATTTTATGGATAAAAGCCGAGCAGTACTACCAGATCCCCACTGTTAATTTTATACCTCTTTATAATTTTTTTCCTCGCTATTAATGCGTGTTTTCTGCTTTGAGGTTTCAAAGTAGTTGTCTATTTAATTACGAGAGTACAAAAGATAAATCATATGGATATACTAGAAAGTTTACTACGCAGTTTTGATACAAATGTTGTTAGCGGTGCTGTATTAATTTTAATGTTTTTTGTTTTTGGTTCAGGTTTGTTTTACACCAAAAAGGCTAGGCAAGTTGAGTTTGTTCAGTTTGTTCCAACACTATTAACTACTATGGGTATATTTGGTACTTTTTTAGGTATAGTTCTTGGTTTATTAGAATTTAACCAAAATGATATAGAAGCCAGTATTCCGTTGTTGCTAGCGGGCTTAAAAACTGCATTTATTACAAGTTTAGCGGGTATATTTTTATCTTTAGTGTTTAAAACACTGTCTACGTTCTCATTTTTAAAACCTAAGCAACCAGAAGATAGCATTTCTCATGCAACACCTGAGGCGATATTAGGTGCTATGCAAGCGCAGGTTGCAGAAACAAAAGTTTTAAAAGAAGCGATTGTTGGTAATGAAGAGTCAACACTGTTTGGTCAATTAAAAATATTACGTGGTGATATAAATGACAATGCAAAAACATCGATAAATATTGCCCAAGAACAAGCTGTAAAACAACAAGAGAGCTTTGAGGCGTTTAGTGAAAAGCTATGGCTTAAACTACAAGACTTTGCAGATACTTTATCAAAGTCAGCTACAGAGCAAGTTATTGAAGCATTAAAGCAGGTGATTAGTGATTTTAATAACAACTTAACAGAGCAGTTTGGTGATAACTTTAAACAATTAAATGAAGCGGTAATTAAATTAGTTGAATGGCAAGAAAACTATAAAATTCAGCTTAAAGAAATGAGTGACCAATACGCTCATGGTGTTGCTTCTATTTCTGCTACTGAATCATCTGTTGCTCATATTAGTGAGCAAAGCCAAATAATTCCTCAATCAATGGGTGAACTAAAAGGTGTTATGGAAGTTAATCAGCATCAATTAGCTGAGCTTGAACGCCATCTAGAGGCCTTTAAAGATATGCGCGACAAAGCTGTTGAAGCCGTCCCGCAAATTCAAAAGCAAGTCGAAGCTACAGTAAACGATATATCGGCTGCTGTAACAACAGCGAGTGACCATTATAAAACCCTTCTTACACAATCAGACGATTACATAAAAACTCACGTTCAGACATCTAATGATTTATTAGACAAGTTTGCTCATGAAACAGAGAAAGGCATTAATAGTGTTGGTGAGCGTTTGATTGAAAGCTCAGACAAGATTGCTACAGAAGTAGATAATGCTGGCACTGATTTCATAAATCGTACAAGCAGAACAAATGAAAGTTTACAAGTTAGCTCTGATGCTTTATCAAAAAATAGTAAAGAGATACAGTATCACTTAGAGGGTACCGTTAGCGACCTAAACAATCATATGCGTGACATGATTGAAAAACTAGTAGATGACGCTAAAGATATTACTTCAACTATGAAGCAAGCTAATCAAAACCTTGTGACCGATACAGAGCAGGTGCGTGACACTGTGGTTAAGTCTGCAGAAAAACTTCAGCAACGCCTTAACGAAGTTATTGACGATGCAGCTACACAGCAAATTAATCAAGCTAAACGTACCTTTGACGCAATGGAAGATGAGGTTAAAAAGCAGGTTGGTATGACTGGGGAAGCTGTAGACTCGCAACTAAAACTTATTGATACTGCGATGCAGCAAGAAATAAACCGTGTAATGAACGAAATGGGTAAGGCACTTGCACAGGTAAGCGGTAAATTTGTTGATGATTATATTAAGCTAACTAAAGCGATGAATGAAGTTGTAAGTCAGCGAGTAATGTAATGGAAAAGATATTTGGCTCTCAAAACACCTCACAAGATAGTGGTGACCATTGGTTAACTGTATCAGATTTGATGGCTGGTCTAATGGTTGTATTCTTGTTTATAGCTATTGTTTTTATGATGATAACTCAAAAAGAAAACGACAAGATTAAAGATGTTGCTGTTGCTTACCAACAAAACCAAGTTGCTATATATGAAGCTCTAGAAAGCGAGTTTGAAAAAGACCTTGATAAGTGGGGAGCAACAATAGACAAAGAAACGTTAGCGTTTAACTTTCAATCTCCAGATGTGTTATTTGCTAATAATGAAACTAGATTAAGCGACGCATACAAAGAAATATTAAACGACTTTTTCCCCCGTTATATCAACGTGCTTGCCCCGTTTAGGGACTCTTTAGATGAAATTCGTATTGAGGGTCATACCTCAAGTGTTGGTTTAAGAGGCTCTACAGAGGCGCAAGCATACTTTTATAATATGCGATTATCTCAGGGGCGAACACGTTCTGTATTAGAGTATGGCTATGCACTTATGCCTAATGAGTCTGATTGGATTAAAGCTAATATTGCTGCAGTTGGTTTTTCATCTTCACGCTTGATTAAAGAGAATGGAGTGGAAGATGCTGCAAGGTCAAGGCGTGTATCCTTTAGGGCTATTACTAATGCTGATATTCAAATAAAACGGATACTGGAGGCGCAGTAATGAAGCTAACAGTTGATTTTAGTGCGTTACATAGAGCGGTAGCACCCTTAGGGCAAGTTGTTACAGACTTTTCTATTACCAGTGATGCTTCTGAACTTGAGAGCATTGGCAGTCATCTTAATCAAGGGATGATTTTAGGTAAAGATGTACAGTTAGATGAAATTGATGGGTCAAACGGTGTACTAAACTATGATGGTCATCAGGTTATGCTATATATACCAGATCAAGGAGATGACATTGAAGCAGTGTTGTCTAATGGTAAATTGGGACGACGTATCCATGTGGCAGAGTGTTCTACTCTTGAGTTGATGCGAGAAACAGGCCGGTTTAAACGCTATGATGTAATTAATCGCGTTGATGGTTTTTTTCCTGTATTTGGCTCTAGCTACAGAGGAGGGCCTAATACAGAGGGGGAGGCTGATTTAGGTGTATGCAAAAACTGCTTAAAAATTCTTAATTACAAGGGTTATTCTACTCAAAGTTCTCAAGTTAAAAACCAAGTATTTAATAGTTTTTCATTTGAACAATTTTTCGAAGTTTATAGCTCCTACTTTAAAAGTTTACCTGTTAACAGTAAAAAAAGCACAAGCGGTTATACGTCAGATTGGCCATCAATTTCGGCTAAGTTAAGAAGCGATTTAAATTACTCATGTGAGCAATGCGGCATTGATCTTAAATCTGAAAAAAGGCTCTTACATACTCATCATATCAATGGGAATAAAGCAGATAATGAACGAGATAATTTGAGAGTACTTTGTGCAGATTGCCATAAAAAGCAACCACATCATGACCATATATATGTAAGTAACTCAGATATTCTCAAAATTAACCAGCTTAGACGAGAACAACATAAGTTTGACGTGTTTAATTACGATAATCTGCGAGAGTGTGCAGATACAGCATTAGATGGCCTTTTACAAAAATGTGAGTCGACTAGATTACCAGGTGCTGAGCTAGGGATTGTTATTCAAGATAAAGAAACATTTGTTTCAATCGATCTTTGCTGGCCAAGGCGTAAAGTAGCGGTGCTTATTAATATGAGTAATTCTAATATATTAAGAAAACACGGCTGGACTGTATTTACTGCATTCGACGCCTTGAATAACTTTGAGAATTTTCAGCGCCAAATTAGATAAGAAATTTTAATTTTAAAGGATTAATTTATATGCACTCTAAAGCAAGCTTTGATGCTGAAACACTCAATAGAAAAAATTAAACGTGTTTTACAATGTTTATCAAGTCAGTATCAAACAAAAACTGACTACAGCAGCCAATCTATAACAGTAAAGATTAAGCTGTCTGAATATGGTTTTAGACAGAGTGGATGTAGAGCTCGATTTTTAAATCGAGCTCAAATTTAGACTTTTTTAAGTATTAATTTTCGATTCCTAAAAAGCAGTCTTTAGTTTCTCTTTGATAAGTTCAATGTGTTGTTAAGGCACTCGACAATTATCAAGAAGGGTTTGAGCTCGAGTTGGAGCCTCACAAGCCCTATTCAGTTGGTTAAAGGAGGCGAAGTAATTGAGTGTTCTGGTTTAATTCCTTTGGACACTTAATTTTAAGTAGTTAAAGTATTTATTAATAAGGGAAAAACATGGAGCAAGCATTACAGTTTAATAGGTTATACAAGGATATTTCAGAAAGTCTGAAAAGTACTCAAGGAGATCTTTCCTCTCTAACGTTAGATAACCAAGAAGGTAAAGAAAAACTCAGTGGTATTGTTGCTCAACTAGCATCAATCAAAAGTCACTTTGATAGTGAGCTAGGGCTATTGCAAGAAAATGCCGAATGGGAAAACTTTGTTATTGCATTTTTTGGTGAAACTAATGCTGGCAAAAGTACAATTATTGAGTCTCTTCGCATACTGTTTAATGAAGAATCTCGTCAAAACTTAATTAATTCAAACATTAATGATTTAAATGAAGCAAAGCAAACATTAGAAGAACATGTGAGGATTGTGAAAAGCTATATTGAACAGGTTGCACTAACACACGCTACACAATACCAATCTTTGCAAAATGAAGTTATTAAAATAACCGATATCATTCGACTAGAATCTTCCCAAAGAGTTAAGAAAAAAAATATTATTAGCCTTTTTATGGGAGCTTTTTTAGGAACTGGGTTAACTAGTTTGTGTTGGATTATGTTTAGAGGCTAATATGAATTTCGATACAGATGTTTCAATGGTCACGCCTTCTGGTACCCCAAAGATTAGTGGTGATGCAAAAAAATTAAATAAAAAAGATTTGGTAAATGAAACCTTTACGAAAATTGATTTGCTTGTTGACTCCTTCAAGGATGTTATTGATTCACATAGCATGATGTTTCGCACAGATGGAACTATCATTGGCACAGGTAAAGCTGACTTTACTCAGGGCAATACAACTTATGTGTTAAGTAATTCAGGTAAAAAATTTCATTTGATTGACGTTCCAGGAATTGAAGGTAACGAATCAAAATATGAAACGATGGTAAAACAAGCTGTAGCTAAAGCCCATTTGGTTTTTTATGTCAACGGAACTAATAAAAAGCCCGAAAAAGTTACAGCAGAAAAGATTAAAAGCTACTTAAACCGTGGCACACAGGTTTGCCCTTTATTAAACGTGAGGGGGAATGCTGACTCTTATGAATTTGAGGAAGATAGAATATCTCTGAGTAATGAGCATAACAATACAGGCCTATTGCAAACCACCGAGGTGTTAGAGCAATGTATTGGAAAAAAAAGGCTTTTACCAGCTTATTGTGTTCAAGGTTTATTAGCATTTTCTTCATTGGCTAAAACAGAGCAAAATATATCAACAATTCATTCCTCTAGACAAAATGACCTTATAATCCAACAACGAAACTTTCTTAAGCACTTTCATAAACATGAAGCCATGCAAGAATTTAGTGGCATTAAAAATATTGCTAATGTTTTAGAGAGTAAGGCTGCAACTTTTCGTGAAGACATCGTTGAAAGTAATAAAGAGAAAGTAAAAGAATTACTCAACGAAAAATCATCGATATTGAATAGCTTATTGTTTGATTACCGGTCTTTCTTTGAAAAAATTAAACCCGAATTCTCTGCTTGTGAAGCCTCTATCAATGATAAGTTCTACTTGTTTAAACAAAGTTTATGCAATGGGCGGCGAAACTTACTTGAGCAATTTTTTTCTAATCTTGCAAACAAGGCTGATGATATTGTTGAAGATAACTTTGGGGATGAAGACTCAATATCTAGGCAGTTAAAGCTAGC
This genomic stretch from Pseudoalteromonas translucida KMM 520 harbors:
- a CDS encoding restriction endonuclease subunit S, with the protein product MAESKIPNQNAEQLITEHLDIWTTAIEQKSSSGRGSSKKFSLHGIKKLRELILELAVRGKLVPQDPNDEPAAKLLERIAAEKAQLVKDKKIKKPKALPEISEEEKPFELPQGWEFSRLGVTLTKITDGTHHSPPNSDTGDYLYISAKNIKNNGVQLSNASYITKEHHDEIYARCDPEFGDLLYIKDGATTGIVTINQLEKPFSMLSSVALLKCSNYILNKYLLIALRSPFFYQEMRAGMTGVAITRVTLKKLDNAFIPIPALEEQHRIVAKVDELMSLCDALEAQTENSISAHQTLVEVLLEALLKAPEQTATPEQTTAQFQQNWQRLSEHFDTLFTTTASIDTLKQTILQLAVMGKLVPQNPNDEPAAKLLERIAAEKAQLIEDKKIKKQKPLPEITDEEKPLVLPQSWSICRLAELLPQFQNGASSRGDKSGREIIVLRLADIKNWEVCLKETRLIQIEENSINRYQLNKDDILIIRVNGSADIVGRLIACRDDFDAIYCDHFIRMRFPFKIFTTEFISLLGSTDLIRKRIAELFVSTAGQKTVNQTHIGSLIVTVPPLEEQQRIVTKVDELISLCDQLKARLTDAQTTKLHLTDAIVEQAL
- a CDS encoding DUF262 domain-containing protein — its product is MAIIFEQPQTIAQLLAQQLTIPEYQRPYKWQAKHVNQLIDDIFNHRTKPCYRLGTVVLHQDKESVNENKKQTLNIVDGQQRLLTLTLLCTILDGAEKAISSSLLEHKFESSVSIDNLKNNAQIISERAASLTAPEKQELLNFVLNKCELIQVTLDDLSEAFQFFDSQNARGKALAPHDLLKAYHLREMMDATTQTERLHHVSLWEQGVNPDDDSANLHTIMGEFLFRMRRWIDGDYGIAFSRHNIDVFKGINLDNAQYAYVDAMLALDYAIETFNGDPMRKWDKQTKSYPFQVEQVMINGKRFFEYIQHYMTIHTSLFVGNEAKLSLFVDKYARYSGSHRKGDSYVRNLFLCTVMYYYDKFGDVELEKAAQICYRWAYYLRLELQRIGMESVDNHAKSRSGLFRAIRKAVHPQQVLNFQPLYIKVPKFNNAEEVQGFIEAMKSGSINE
- a CDS encoding N-6 DNA methylase; translation: MSISSAIKSIQDIMRKDAGVDGDAQRLGQMSWLLFLKVFDAQEEELELELDDYREPIPEQFLWRNWAADNEGITGDELLEFVNDKLFIELKNLTAPIDKNPRGYVVKEAFSDAFNYMKNGTLLRQVINKLNEIDFTDSKERHLFGDLYEQILKDLQSAGNAGEFYTPRAITKFIVAVTDPKLGESIMDPACGTGGFLACAFDHVKANYVKSGDDHQILQKQIHGVEKKQLPHLLCTTNMMLHGIEVPVQVKHGNTLNKPLSSWDDQVDVIITNPPFGGTEEDGIEKNFPSDMQTRETADLFLQLIIEVLNEPSAGKEGGRAAVVLPDGTLFGEGVKTKIKKLLVEECNLHTIVRLPNGVFAPYTSIKTNILFFTKGTPTKDVWFYEHPYPAGVKNYNKTKPMKFEEFKTELEWWGSEADGFASRTETEQAWKVSIDDIIARNYNLDIKNPHVGEVISHDPQELLADYSKQQADIQALRDQLKGILSAALSKDTEGK